One genomic segment of Bradyrhizobium diazoefficiens includes these proteins:
- a CDS encoding PCC domain-containing protein, giving the protein MRSIKQPGALVAERIQWVEARGRAFTFTLQAGLPLLEAAHRGFAAEGFAGGVLNFGRGALGPFAYVMPALSKTGENAAFYSDTYRPAGVTRTRLGSMTLGMRDGTPFFHCHGLWTEADGKASGGHMLPDETVVAEPFAVEAFGIDGAMFAAEPDPETNFKLFGPGTAASTGARTTSRAFALRLRPNQDFAGCLEEFCRAHGIARAKIHGGVGSTIGARFTHGGVTEPFATELAVTAGAIAPGSSGALEAALDVALIDYTGGIAEGRLVRGDNPVLMTMELVLEVLG; this is encoded by the coding sequence ATGCGGAGTATCAAGCAGCCGGGCGCGCTTGTTGCCGAACGCATCCAATGGGTGGAGGCGAGGGGGCGTGCCTTTACGTTCACCCTTCAAGCCGGCCTGCCGCTGCTGGAAGCCGCGCACCGCGGCTTTGCGGCGGAAGGTTTTGCGGGCGGCGTGCTGAATTTCGGCCGCGGCGCGCTCGGGCCGTTCGCCTATGTGATGCCGGCGTTGTCGAAGACCGGCGAAAACGCCGCGTTCTACAGCGACACCTATCGGCCCGCAGGCGTGACGCGCACCAGGCTCGGCAGCATGACGCTCGGCATGCGCGACGGCACGCCGTTCTTTCATTGCCACGGGCTCTGGACCGAGGCGGACGGCAAGGCGAGCGGCGGCCACATGCTGCCGGACGAGACCGTTGTCGCCGAGCCATTCGCGGTCGAAGCCTTCGGCATCGACGGCGCGATGTTCGCCGCCGAGCCAGACCCCGAGACCAATTTCAAGCTGTTCGGGCCGGGCACGGCCGCGAGCACCGGTGCGCGCACGACGAGCCGCGCCTTCGCGTTGCGGCTGCGGCCGAACCAGGATTTTGCTGGCTGCCTCGAAGAGTTTTGCCGTGCTCACGGCATCGCGCGTGCGAAGATTCATGGTGGTGTCGGCTCGACCATCGGCGCGCGCTTCACCCATGGGGGCGTGACTGAGCCGTTCGCTACAGAGCTGGCGGTGACGGCAGGCGCGATCGCGCCGGGTTCCTCCGGTGCGCTGGAAGCTGCGCTCGATGTTGCGCTGATCGATTACACCGGCGGCATTGCGGAGGGCCGTTTGGTCCGCGGCGACAACCCCGTCTTGATGACCATGGAGCTGGTGCTCGAGGTGCTGGGCTAG
- a CDS encoding DUF1217 domain-containing protein, whose product MVSTYFSYNYITRNLKQSLTRVEQQPDVAREAAYYKANIGKVKTVDEFMKDYRLYHYAMKAYGLEDMAYAKAFMKKVLESDLSNSQSFVNKLVDKRYREFAAAFSFSGTATPVAQSDNQTEEMIGLYTATRKSRVDALADDSNYYSAQIGSIRTADQFLNNDRLRNYVYSAFGIDESKWPRDTISQVLRSDPSEPNSYVNTTFASQLTGLNGQLAQAQSDVSATNTKIADYTAQLSQPGADVTQLKVQILIEKYHMESYTKSVSDLNDQIATIDGFVDLAGAFEFLPDGALPAGTPAQTAANIALTKQRFDDSKAAVYAAASPIYEAVAIKQFRADLLKIKSVDAFVSTPGVYDFALGAVGLDPKEISPATMKKVLESDLSDPKSYVYTLKDDRYVQLARAFNFDAKGNLTTPLVAQDAAEVLQIAKDYIISAVKSASTASTQQQAAVRAEATKDATAYQEAIAGIDSVSDLLANRPMVDFILLAKGLDPRKVSTEFLKKIFASDLNDPKSFANTQSDPRFAEIVASFNFDSKGNVARLPMMGPQKRDQFRETQSNYLQQSLEQQQGNTNPGVRLALYFQRKAGDVTSAYDILADKALSEVFRTTFNLPDSMAAMPIDQQAKFVDRYMKIKDLSDPAKVEKLLNRFSAMYDVRNSESIDQAQSPLLNLFQGSNSGLSSVSESTYLAIAKLPAH is encoded by the coding sequence ATGGTATCAACCTATTTCAGCTACAACTACATTACGCGCAATCTCAAGCAGTCCCTGACCCGGGTCGAGCAGCAACCCGACGTCGCGCGAGAGGCCGCGTATTACAAAGCCAACATCGGCAAGGTGAAGACCGTCGATGAGTTCATGAAGGACTATCGCCTCTATCATTATGCGATGAAGGCGTATGGCCTGGAAGACATGGCCTACGCCAAGGCGTTCATGAAAAAGGTGCTGGAGAGTGACCTCTCCAACTCCCAAAGCTTCGTCAACAAGCTGGTCGACAAGCGCTACCGGGAGTTTGCCGCGGCATTTTCCTTTAGCGGCACCGCGACGCCGGTTGCGCAATCGGACAACCAGACCGAAGAGATGATCGGTCTGTACACAGCGACCAGGAAGAGCCGGGTCGATGCACTTGCCGACGATTCGAATTACTACAGCGCCCAGATCGGCAGCATCCGCACCGCAGACCAGTTCCTGAACAACGACCGTCTTCGCAACTACGTCTACTCGGCATTCGGGATCGATGAAAGCAAATGGCCGCGTGACACGATAAGCCAGGTCCTGCGCTCCGATCCATCCGAGCCGAACAGCTACGTCAACACCACCTTCGCGTCTCAGTTGACCGGCCTCAACGGCCAGCTTGCTCAAGCCCAATCAGATGTGAGCGCCACCAATACAAAGATCGCCGATTACACAGCCCAACTCTCGCAACCAGGCGCTGACGTGACCCAGTTGAAGGTCCAGATCCTGATCGAAAAATATCACATGGAGTCGTATACGAAGAGCGTTTCCGATCTCAACGACCAGATCGCGACGATTGACGGGTTTGTAGACTTGGCCGGCGCATTCGAGTTCTTGCCCGACGGGGCGCTTCCGGCCGGCACGCCGGCGCAGACCGCCGCAAATATCGCGCTCACGAAACAACGGTTCGACGACAGCAAGGCCGCCGTCTACGCGGCGGCAAGCCCGATCTACGAAGCCGTGGCCATCAAGCAATTCAGAGCGGACCTCCTCAAGATCAAATCAGTCGATGCGTTCGTGTCGACGCCTGGCGTGTATGATTTTGCACTGGGCGCCGTCGGCCTCGATCCCAAAGAGATCTCGCCGGCCACCATGAAAAAAGTCCTCGAAAGCGACCTCAGCGATCCCAAGAGCTACGTCTATACTCTCAAGGACGATCGATATGTTCAACTCGCACGCGCCTTCAACTTCGATGCAAAAGGCAATCTGACGACCCCCCTGGTGGCGCAGGATGCTGCCGAAGTCCTCCAGATTGCAAAGGACTACATTATTTCAGCGGTGAAAAGCGCAAGCACGGCGAGCACCCAGCAGCAGGCGGCAGTTCGGGCCGAAGCCACCAAGGATGCGACGGCTTATCAGGAGGCGATCGCAGGCATCGACAGTGTTTCCGATCTGCTTGCAAACCGGCCGATGGTCGACTTCATTCTGCTGGCCAAGGGGTTGGATCCCAGGAAGGTCAGCACCGAATTTCTCAAGAAGATCTTCGCCTCCGACCTGAACGATCCGAAGAGTTTTGCGAACACGCAGAGCGATCCTCGCTTTGCCGAAATCGTGGCGTCGTTCAATTTCGACAGCAAGGGCAACGTCGCACGCCTCCCGATGATGGGGCCACAGAAGCGCGATCAATTCCGGGAAACGCAGTCGAACTATCTCCAGCAAAGCCTGGAGCAGCAGCAAGGCAATACCAATCCCGGCGTGCGGCTGGCGCTCTATTTCCAGCGCAAGGCGGGCGACGTCACATCCGCATACGACATCCTTGCCGACAAGGCTCTTTCGGAGGTGTTCAGGACCACCTTCAACCTGCCCGATTCGATGGCGGCGATGCCGATCGATCAACAGGCCAAGTTTGTGGACAGATACATGAAGATCAAGGATCTGTCCGATCCCGCGAAGGTCGAAAAGCTGTTGAACCGTTTCTCCGCCATGTACGACGTCAGAAACAGCGAGAGCATCGATCAAGCTCAATCGCCCTTGCTCAACCTGTTTCAAGGATCGAACTCAGGCCTATCGAGCGTGAGTGAATCCACGTACCTGGCCATTGCCAAATTACCTGCTCACTGA
- a CDS encoding AAA family ATPase gives MSRRSGRTINLPAPYLKRVWLDPSQVHDRKVYPFCLPIFPDDFELNFEAAITVIVGENGTGKSTILEGIAALAGYDDAGGGKGYMPVDHSEARERMGSQLSRALRASWLPKITNGWFLRAESFFSVARYLDKAARDAGQVGPDFLSHSHGEGFLRFFEERCQRQGIFIFDEPESALSPSRQIEFLKLLRRMDESRICQVIMATHSPMLMAYPGARLLRLGKYGLEPTRVEETDHYRVMREFCDDPRGFVEATLEE, from the coding sequence ATGAGCCGAAGAAGCGGTCGAACCATCAACCTGCCGGCGCCTTACCTGAAACGGGTCTGGCTCGACCCCTCGCAGGTCCACGACCGCAAGGTCTATCCGTTTTGCCTGCCGATTTTTCCGGATGATTTCGAACTCAACTTCGAGGCCGCCATCACGGTCATCGTCGGAGAGAACGGCACCGGGAAGTCGACGATCCTCGAGGGGATCGCGGCGCTCGCCGGCTACGACGATGCCGGGGGCGGCAAGGGGTACATGCCGGTCGATCACTCCGAAGCCCGCGAGAGGATGGGCAGCCAACTGTCCAGGGCGCTCCGCGCAAGCTGGCTGCCGAAGATCACCAATGGCTGGTTCCTTCGTGCCGAGAGCTTTTTTTCGGTGGCGCGATATCTGGACAAGGCGGCGCGGGATGCCGGCCAGGTCGGCCCCGATTTCCTGTCGCATTCCCACGGGGAAGGCTTCCTGCGCTTCTTCGAAGAACGCTGCCAGCGCCAGGGCATTTTCATCTTCGACGAGCCGGAATCCGCGCTCTCGCCATCGCGGCAGATCGAATTCCTCAAGCTGCTGCGCCGCATGGACGAGTCCCGAATCTGCCAGGTCATCATGGCGACCCACTCGCCGATGCTGATGGCCTATCCCGGCGCGCGGCTGCTGCGGCTCGGGAAATACGGGCTGGAGCCGACGAGGGTCGAAGAGACCGATCATTATCGGGTGATGCGGGAGTTCTGCGACGATCCGCGCGGGTTCGTGGAGGCGACGCTGGAGGAGTGA
- a CDS encoding HAD-IA family hydrolase, with the protein MPYALAIFDLDGTLVDSFPWFLRTINDVADRFGFRRVADEDVEGLRHASTREILSGLEVPLWKLPAIARHARRLKGEAAAEISLFAGVETMLRTLAENDVQLALVTSDSEANARAKLGATAALFSHFDCAASLFGKPAKFRRVIARANVAPARAIAIGDEVRDIEAARAVGIACGAVCWGYAAPAALRAHAPDIVFERMDDIARTLCRAEIVGRMSEA; encoded by the coding sequence ATGCCCTACGCCCTCGCCATCTTCGATCTCGACGGCACGCTGGTCGACAGCTTCCCGTGGTTCCTGCGCACCATCAACGATGTCGCCGATCGCTTCGGCTTTCGCCGCGTCGCGGATGAGGACGTCGAGGGGCTGCGGCATGCCTCGACGCGCGAAATCCTCTCCGGGCTCGAGGTACCCTTGTGGAAGCTGCCGGCGATCGCGCGGCATGCCCGGCGGTTGAAGGGCGAGGCAGCGGCGGAGATTTCGCTGTTTGCCGGCGTCGAGACGATGCTGCGGACGCTGGCTGAGAACGACGTGCAGCTGGCGCTGGTGACGTCTGACAGCGAAGCCAATGCGCGGGCGAAGCTGGGTGCGACCGCCGCCCTGTTCTCGCATTTCGACTGCGCAGCGTCGCTGTTCGGCAAGCCCGCGAAATTCCGTCGGGTCATCGCCCGCGCAAATGTGGCCCCTGCGCGGGCGATTGCGATCGGCGACGAGGTGCGCGATATCGAGGCCGCTCGTGCGGTAGGTATCGCCTGCGGCGCAGTGTGTTGGGGCTACGCGGCGCCGGCCGCGCTGCGGGCGCACGCGCCCGACATTGTGTTCGAGCGGATGGACGATATTGCGCGCACGTTGTGCCGGGCCGAGATCGTAGGGCGGATGAGCGAAGCGTAA
- a CDS encoding DUF433 domain-containing protein, which translates to MSELLARITVDPQRMHGRPCIRDLRITVADVLGLLSAGQSRESILEDYPYLEESDIDAVLAYAARQVDHPIIAAK; encoded by the coding sequence ATGTCGGAGCTACTGGCAAGGATTACGGTCGATCCGCAGCGTATGCATGGACGCCCTTGCATTCGCGATCTGCGCATCACGGTTGCCGACGTCCTGGGGCTGCTGTCAGCGGGACAGTCGCGGGAGAGCATCCTCGAAGATTATCCCTATCTGGAAGAGTCCGACATTGACGCGGTGCTCGCCTATGCTGCGCGTCAGGTCGATCACCCGATCATAGCGGCCAAATAG
- a CDS encoding DUF5615 family PIN-like protein, with the protein MPYLIDAQLPPALAEAMRRAGYEAIHVAEVGMANAIDGMIWNEAISRSAILVTKDRDFSLLRAAKRQGPVVLWVRIGNIDNRALIRQFLGAMPQIVEAVARGEAVVEFAAS; encoded by the coding sequence TTGCCTTATCTGATCGACGCTCAGCTTCCTCCTGCCCTCGCGGAAGCCATGCGTCGCGCCGGATACGAGGCGATCCATGTCGCCGAGGTCGGGATGGCAAACGCGATCGACGGGATGATCTGGAACGAGGCCATTTCCCGGTCGGCCATTCTCGTCACGAAGGATCGCGACTTCTCGCTTCTCCGCGCCGCAAAGCGGCAGGGACCGGTCGTGCTTTGGGTGCGTATTGGCAACATCGACAATCGCGCCCTGATCCGCCAGTTCCTCGGCGCCATGCCGCAAATTGTCGAAGCGGTAGCGCGTGGCGAGGCGGTCGTCGAATTTGCCGCCAGCTAG
- a CDS encoding type II toxin-antitoxin system VapC family toxin: MSVFVDTSVWFAAVAKRDRNNSVAKAILQSFPDPVMTDQVLAETWLLLRSRFNRNVAETFWDRVRNSVVRIEPVTSADLEVAWGIGASFRDQDFSLVDRTSFAVMERLGITRAASFGEDFSVYRYGRTRDRAFEIVRSSHSAAYEMLAQAILRRVPVSLNYNGVRREVCPHILGHTNGQERALVFQFGGLSRSKLPAGGEWRCLTVAQVSDVEIREGEWRGGNYHRTVQRCVDKIYIDVNEDVPNQPGRRLGYD; the protein is encoded by the coding sequence TTGAGTGTCTTTGTTGACACGTCGGTCTGGTTTGCAGCGGTCGCAAAGCGAGACCGAAATAATTCCGTAGCCAAAGCAATCCTCCAAAGTTTTCCTGATCCGGTGATGACCGATCAAGTGCTCGCCGAGACATGGCTATTACTTAGAAGCCGATTCAACCGGAACGTGGCTGAAACATTTTGGGATCGTGTTCGCAACAGCGTCGTGCGCATCGAGCCGGTTACCAGTGCTGACCTCGAGGTGGCCTGGGGGATAGGAGCTTCATTTCGGGATCAGGACTTCTCGTTAGTAGACCGAACGAGCTTCGCTGTGATGGAACGGCTTGGGATTACGCGAGCGGCGAGTTTCGGCGAAGACTTCTCCGTCTATCGGTATGGGCGTACACGCGACAGAGCCTTCGAAATCGTCAGGTCCAGCCATAGTGCTGCTTACGAAATGCTCGCACAGGCGATATTGAGGCGCGTGCCCGTTTCATTAAACTACAACGGTGTTCGTCGTGAAGTATGCCCCCACATTCTCGGACATACTAACGGACAAGAACGGGCGTTGGTCTTTCAATTTGGCGGATTAAGCAGGAGCAAGCTGCCAGCCGGTGGCGAATGGCGCTGCCTTACCGTGGCACAGGTTAGCGATGTGGAGATCCGCGAGGGGGAATGGCGCGGCGGGAACTATCATCGCACCGTGCAACGCTGTGTCGATAAGATCTATATCGATGTGAACGAGGATGTGCCAAATCAGCCCGGTCGCCGACTGGGCTATGACTAG
- the uvrA gene encoding excinuclease ABC subunit UvrA yields MDEVIKAKRQQQNAGSSLRAITIRGAREHNLKNIDVEIPRDKLVVFTGLSGSGKSSLAFDTIYAEGQRRYVESLSAYARQFLEMMQKPDVDQIDGLSPAISIEQKTTSKNPRSTVGTVTEIYDYMRLLWARVGVPYSPATGLPIESQTVSQMVDRVLALPEGTRLYLLAPVVRGRKGEYRKELAEWLKKGFQRVKIDGTFHELAEAPVLDKKFPHDIDVVVDRIVVRADIGQRLAESFETALKLAEGLAVVEFADAPAAAAAAPAEEKKKTAKIHDKSGPERILFSEKFACPVSGFTIPEIEPRLFSFNNPYGACPACGGLGVEQHVDEDLVIPDKEMTLRKGAIAPWAKSSSPYYVQTLTALGKHYKFTLDTKWKDLAKKTRDAILYGSGEDEIKFSYEDGVRSYDTKKPFEGVITNINRRYRETESEWAREELAKYFHDVPCGACNGFRLKPEALCVKIGGKHIGEISELSVKGAGAWFETVPEALNAQQNEIAGRILKEIRERLTFLLDVGLNYLTLSRSSGTLSGGESQRIRLASQIGSGLTGVLYVLDEPSIGLHQRDNARLLDTLKRLRDLGNTVVVVEHDEDAIRLADYVLDIGPGAGMHGGHIVAEGTPAEIMRNPKSLTGKYLTGELEVEVPERRPPNHRRTIKVVNARGNNLKNVTAEIPLGLFTCVTGVSGGGKSTLLIDTLYRAIARKLNNASEGAAPHDRIEGLEHIDKIIDIDQSPIGRTPRSNPATYTGAFTPIREWFAGLPEAKARGYEPGRFSFNVKGGRCEACQGDGVIKIEMHFLPDVYVTCDVCKGKRYNRETLEVLFKGKSIADVLDMTVEEAAEFFKAVPRVRETFQTLHRVGLDYIHVGQQATTLSGGEAQRVKLAKELSKRATGRTLYILDEPTTGLHFHDVKKLLEVLHELVAQGNTVVVIEHNLEVIKTADWVIDLGPEGGDGGGEIVAWGPPEDIAKAPRSYTGKFLEPVLKKARKPKRRSTSEAAE; encoded by the coding sequence ATGGATGAAGTGATCAAGGCGAAGCGCCAACAGCAGAACGCGGGCTCAAGCCTGCGCGCAATTACGATCCGTGGCGCGCGCGAGCACAACCTCAAGAACATCGACGTCGAGATTCCCCGCGACAAGCTGGTGGTGTTCACCGGCCTCTCCGGCTCCGGCAAATCCTCGCTCGCTTTTGACACCATCTACGCCGAGGGCCAGCGCCGCTACGTTGAATCGCTGTCGGCCTATGCCCGCCAGTTCCTGGAGATGATGCAGAAGCCTGACGTCGACCAGATCGACGGCCTGTCGCCGGCGATCTCGATCGAGCAGAAGACGACGTCCAAGAATCCGCGCTCCACCGTCGGCACCGTCACTGAAATTTACGACTACATGCGCCTGCTCTGGGCCCGCGTCGGCGTGCCCTATTCGCCGGCCACCGGCCTGCCGATCGAGAGCCAGACCGTGTCGCAGATGGTCGACCGCGTGCTGGCGCTGCCCGAAGGCACCCGCCTCTATTTGCTCGCCCCGGTCGTGCGCGGCCGCAAGGGCGAGTACCGCAAGGAGCTCGCCGAATGGCTCAAGAAGGGCTTTCAGCGCGTCAAGATCGACGGCACCTTCCACGAGCTGGCGGAAGCGCCTGTTCTCGACAAGAAATTCCCGCACGACATCGACGTCGTCGTCGACCGCATCGTGGTGCGCGCCGACATCGGCCAGCGCCTCGCCGAGAGCTTCGAGACCGCGCTGAAGCTCGCCGAAGGCCTGGCCGTGGTCGAGTTCGCTGACGCGCCCGCGGCCGCGGCCGCGGCGCCCGCTGAAGAGAAAAAGAAGACCGCAAAGATCCACGACAAGAGCGGCCCCGAGCGCATCCTGTTCTCGGAAAAATTCGCCTGCCCGGTCTCCGGCTTCACCATTCCCGAGATCGAGCCGCGCCTGTTCTCGTTCAACAACCCCTACGGCGCGTGTCCCGCCTGCGGCGGCCTCGGCGTCGAGCAGCATGTCGACGAGGATCTCGTCATCCCCGACAAGGAGATGACCTTGCGCAAGGGCGCGATCGCGCCCTGGGCCAAGTCGTCCTCGCCCTATTACGTGCAGACGCTGACCGCGCTCGGCAAGCACTACAAGTTCACGCTGGACACCAAGTGGAAGGACCTCGCGAAGAAGACGCGAGACGCGATCCTCTACGGCTCCGGCGAGGACGAGATCAAGTTCTCCTATGAGGACGGGGTGCGCTCCTACGATACCAAAAAGCCGTTCGAGGGAGTCATCACCAACATCAACCGCCGCTATCGCGAGACCGAGAGCGAGTGGGCGCGCGAGGAACTCGCAAAGTATTTCCACGACGTGCCCTGCGGCGCCTGCAACGGCTTCCGCCTCAAGCCCGAGGCGCTTTGCGTCAAGATCGGCGGCAAGCATATCGGCGAGATCTCGGAGCTATCGGTGAAAGGCGCCGGCGCCTGGTTCGAGACCGTGCCTGAGGCGCTGAACGCACAGCAGAACGAGATTGCCGGACGCATCCTGAAGGAGATCCGCGAGCGCCTGACCTTCCTGCTCGATGTCGGCCTCAACTATCTCACCCTCTCCCGCTCCTCCGGTACGTTGTCCGGCGGCGAGAGCCAGCGCATCCGCCTGGCGTCGCAGATCGGCTCGGGCCTGACTGGTGTGCTCTACGTGCTGGACGAGCCTTCGATCGGCCTGCACCAGCGCGACAACGCGCGCCTGCTCGACACGCTCAAGCGACTTCGCGACCTCGGCAACACCGTGGTCGTGGTCGAGCATGACGAGGACGCGATTCGCCTCGCCGACTACGTGCTCGACATCGGCCCCGGCGCCGGCATGCATGGCGGCCACATCGTCGCCGAGGGCACCCCGGCCGAGATCATGCGCAACCCGAAATCGCTGACCGGCAAATATCTCACCGGCGAGCTCGAGGTCGAGGTACCGGAGCGGCGCCCGCCGAACCATCGCCGCACCATCAAGGTGGTGAACGCGCGCGGCAATAACCTCAAGAATGTCACCGCCGAGATTCCGCTCGGCCTGTTCACCTGCGTCACCGGCGTCTCCGGCGGCGGCAAGTCGACGCTGCTGATCGACACGCTCTATCGCGCCATCGCCCGCAAGCTGAACAACGCCAGCGAAGGCGCCGCCCCGCACGACCGCATCGAAGGCCTCGAGCACATCGACAAGATCATCGACATCGACCAGTCGCCGATCGGCCGCACCCCGCGCTCGAATCCTGCAACCTATACCGGCGCCTTCACGCCGATCCGCGAATGGTTCGCCGGCCTGCCCGAGGCCAAGGCGCGCGGCTACGAGCCCGGCCGCTTCTCCTTCAACGTCAAGGGCGGCCGCTGCGAGGCCTGCCAGGGCGACGGCGTCATCAAGATCGAGATGCACTTTTTGCCCGACGTCTACGTCACCTGCGACGTCTGCAAGGGCAAGCGCTACAACCGCGAGACGCTCGAAGTCCTGTTCAAGGGCAAGTCCATCGCCGACGTGCTCGACATGACCGTCGAGGAGGCCGCCGAGTTCTTCAAGGCGGTGCCGCGCGTGCGCGAGACCTTCCAGACCCTGCACCGCGTCGGCCTCGACTACATCCATGTCGGCCAGCAGGCGACCACGCTGTCCGGCGGCGAAGCCCAGCGCGTCAAGCTCGCCAAGGAATTGTCCAAGCGCGCCACCGGCCGCACGCTCTACATCCTGGACGAGCCGACCACCGGCTTGCACTTCCACGACGTCAAGAAGCTCTTGGAGGTGCTGCACGAGCTGGTCGCGCAGGGCAACACCGTCGTCGTCATCGAGCACAATCTCGAAGTCATCAAGACCGCCGACTGGGTCATCGACCTCGGCCCCGAAGGCGGCGACGGCGGCGGCGAGATCGTCGCCTGGGGCCCGCCGGAAGACATCGCGAAAGCGCCGCGGAGCTACACGGGCAAATTCCTGGAGCCGGTGCTGAAGAAGGCGCGGAAGCCGAAGCGGCGGAGCACGAGCGAGGCGGCGGAGTAG
- a CDS encoding outer membrane protein — MKASALKTCALKTCALAAVSLFALGAVAPAGAADLPLYGKAPVVAPVLAFDWTGVYVGINGGGGLAHACWSVVAVAGVPIDPGVGEGCHNASGGTAGAQLGYRWQKAHWVLGVEAQGNWADFKGSNVSFALAPLNNRTTINSFGLFTGQLGYTVNSLLFYGKAGAAVAHDRYDEFIPSVGVVSNTLNQTRWGYSAGFGVEYAFAENWSVGGEYDHLFLGHHGGDLASAILVPPVRTERIGQDVDIGLIRVNYRWGGPVVVKY; from the coding sequence ATGAAGGCATCGGCGCTGAAGACTTGCGCGCTGAAGACTTGCGCGCTGGCCGCGGTCAGCTTGTTTGCACTCGGTGCGGTCGCGCCGGCAGGTGCTGCCGATCTTCCGCTTTACGGCAAGGCGCCGGTGGTGGCGCCCGTGCTCGCCTTCGACTGGACGGGCGTCTATGTCGGCATCAATGGCGGCGGTGGCCTTGCGCATGCCTGCTGGAGTGTCGTCGCCGTCGCCGGCGTTCCCATCGACCCGGGCGTTGGCGAAGGCTGCCACAATGCAAGCGGCGGCACAGCAGGTGCCCAGCTCGGCTATCGCTGGCAGAAGGCGCACTGGGTGCTCGGCGTCGAAGCCCAGGGCAACTGGGCCGACTTCAAAGGCAGCAATGTCAGCTTCGCGCTGGCGCCGCTCAACAACCGGACCACGATCAACAGCTTTGGTCTGTTCACCGGCCAGCTCGGCTACACCGTGAACAGCCTGCTGTTCTACGGCAAGGCGGGCGCAGCCGTCGCGCACGACAGATACGACGAGTTCATTCCGAGCGTTGGCGTCGTATCCAACACGTTGAACCAGACCCGCTGGGGCTATAGCGCCGGCTTTGGCGTGGAATACGCCTTTGCGGAGAATTGGTCGGTCGGCGGCGAGTACGACCATCTGTTCCTTGGACATCACGGCGGCGACCTCGCCAGCGCGATCCTCGTCCCGCCCGTGCGCACCGAACGGATCGGGCAGGACGTCGATATCGGCCTGATCCGCGTCAACTATCGCTGGGGCGGCCCGGTCGTCGTCAAATACTGA
- a CDS encoding outer membrane protein — protein sequence MKKVLLASACLFALAAPASAADLAARPYTKAPVAPVAVYNWTGFYLGIVGGGAWENASGDPKMKGGFVGGTAGYNWQTGNVVFGLEADGAWADVSASATGPVAVPGFGIVSTTFSSKADAMGTVRGRIGYAVNQVLFYGTGGYAWMDNKLSLSALGVTVSDSKWHSGWTVGAGVEAFFAPQWSVKGEYLYRSFGSENYFSSLGAPLASGTISFHTVQVGVNYHFGGPVVAKY from the coding sequence ATGAAAAAGGTTTTGTTGGCTTCGGCCTGTTTGTTCGCTCTCGCCGCCCCGGCTTCGGCCGCCGATCTCGCGGCGCGCCCCTACACCAAGGCTCCGGTGGCTCCTGTCGCGGTCTACAACTGGACCGGCTTCTACCTCGGTATCGTCGGTGGCGGTGCCTGGGAAAACGCCTCGGGCGACCCGAAGATGAAGGGCGGCTTCGTCGGCGGCACCGCCGGCTACAACTGGCAGACCGGCAACGTCGTGTTCGGCCTGGAGGCCGACGGCGCCTGGGCTGACGTCAGCGCTTCGGCCACCGGTCCCGTCGCCGTGCCGGGCTTCGGCATTGTGTCCACGACCTTCAGCTCGAAGGCGGACGCGATGGGTACCGTGCGCGGCCGCATCGGCTACGCGGTCAACCAGGTGCTGTTCTACGGCACCGGTGGCTATGCCTGGATGGACAACAAGCTCAGCCTCAGCGCGCTGGGCGTGACCGTTTCCGATAGCAAGTGGCACTCCGGCTGGACCGTCGGCGCGGGCGTCGAAGCGTTCTTCGCTCCGCAGTGGTCGGTCAAGGGCGAGTACCTCTATCGCAGCTTCGGCAGCGAGAACTACTTCTCCAGCCTCGGTGCTCCCCTGGCGTCCGGCACGATCAGCTTCCACACCGTGCAGGTCGGCGTGAACTATCACTTCGGCGGCCCGGTCGTCGCCAAGTACTGA